A genome region from Pseudanabaena sp. Chao 1811 includes the following:
- a CDS encoding IS256 family transposase — protein MNIRKELLDELLQECKTPPDLFGEGGILKQLTTALVERALEAELSTHLGYGKHEPRPEGQTNSRNGYSQKKVQGDFGVAEIAVPRDRQGEFEPQMVKKGQSRLSGLDEKIIALYARGMSVRDIQAQLQEMYGVEVSPTLISNVTDAVIDEVKQWQNRPLEAVYPIVFLDCLVIKVRDNGRVINKSLYFALGVNMDGYKELLGMWISPNEGAKFWLSVLTEIHNRGVKDILIACVDGLTGFPNAIETVFPKTQVQLCIVHMVRNSVAFVPWQQRKQVCADLKAIYSAATESEAEFNLELFAEKWDKQYPSISKSWRSHWANIIPFFAFPTEIRRAIYTTNAIESMNSSLRKVIKSQQIFPSDDAAFKLVYLAMRNISKKWTMPIRDWKPALNRFAILFEDRLHV, from the coding sequence ATGAATATACGCAAAGAATTGCTCGACGAATTGCTGCAAGAATGTAAAACACCACCTGACCTATTCGGAGAAGGAGGCATTCTGAAACAACTGACAACCGCGTTGGTGGAGAGAGCATTGGAAGCAGAACTATCAACCCATCTGGGATACGGTAAGCACGAACCAAGACCAGAAGGACAAACTAACAGTCGCAACGGTTATAGCCAGAAAAAAGTGCAAGGTGACTTTGGCGTAGCCGAAATCGCAGTCCCCCGAGATCGGCAAGGGGAGTTTGAACCGCAGATGGTGAAGAAAGGACAAAGTCGCTTGTCAGGACTAGATGAAAAGATCATTGCTCTCTACGCACGAGGTATGAGTGTCAGGGATATTCAAGCCCAGTTGCAAGAAATGTATGGTGTTGAAGTATCACCAACACTTATTTCCAATGTTACAGATGCAGTAATTGACGAGGTGAAGCAATGGCAAAACCGTCCCCTTGAAGCAGTCTATCCAATCGTCTTTCTGGACTGTCTAGTCATCAAAGTCCGAGACAATGGCAGAGTGATTAACAAATCCTTGTACTTTGCCTTGGGCGTGAATATGGACGGGTACAAGGAATTACTGGGTATGTGGATTTCTCCGAATGAAGGTGCGAAATTCTGGTTGTCAGTACTCACCGAAATTCACAACCGTGGGGTCAAAGATATTTTGATTGCATGTGTCGATGGCTTGACTGGTTTCCCTAATGCGATTGAGACGGTATTTCCTAAAACTCAGGTGCAGTTATGCATTGTCCACATGGTCAGAAACTCGGTCGCTTTTGTACCTTGGCAACAACGCAAGCAAGTTTGTGCTGACCTCAAGGCTATTTATAGCGCGGCGACGGAATCGGAGGCTGAGTTTAATCTCGAACTCTTTGCTGAAAAGTGGGACAAGCAATATCCATCAATCTCCAAGTCTTGGCGCAGTCATTGGGCAAACATTATCCCCTTCTTTGCTTTCCCGACCGAGATTCGCAGGGCGATTTATACCACCAATGCGATTGAGTCGATGAACAGTAGTTTGCGGAAGGTGATTAAATCCCAACAGATTTTTCCCTCTGATGATGCTGCTTTCAAGCTCGTTTATTTAGCAATGCGGAATATCTCGAAGAAGTGGACGATGCCGATTCGTGATTGGAAACCTGCTCTTAATCGCTTTGCCATCCTCTTCGAGGATCGTCTCCACGTCTAG
- a CDS encoding restriction endonuclease subunit R: MVTLAAKNLNFEDVQHLLGFHESGEMGIFSDYLDLESISDFEQTELTEICTNFRRYLLSGRVSEGQIKFLALAPLMNLTGYYNQEIELLLEENIQRIDILESDTSITGRYDILAVKKSGVPNLTKLWVLIVEAKRAGIEPFTGIPQLLTYAHESLQSQSSVWGLATNGLHFQFIRICAGESPSYQLFPSLSLIESEPSIQILKVLKAICKS, encoded by the coding sequence ATGGTTACACTTGCCGCGAAAAATTTAAATTTTGAAGATGTACAGCATCTATTAGGCTTTCACGAGTCTGGAGAGATGGGTATTTTTTCTGATTATCTTGATCTGGAATCTATTTCTGATTTTGAGCAAACAGAACTAACTGAGATTTGTACTAATTTTCGTCGATACCTTCTATCAGGTAGAGTTTCCGAAGGACAAATTAAGTTTCTTGCGCTTGCACCTCTAATGAATTTGACAGGTTACTATAATCAAGAGATCGAGTTACTTTTAGAAGAAAACATTCAGCGTATCGACATTCTTGAATCGGATACCAGCATTACGGGTAGATATGATATTTTGGCGGTTAAAAAATCTGGAGTTCCAAATTTAACCAAGCTTTGGGTGCTTATAGTTGAAGCAAAGAGAGCGGGGATTGAACCTTTTACAGGAATTCCACAATTATTAACTTATGCTCATGAGTCTTTGCAGTCTCAGTCTTCAGTTTGGGGTTTAGCAACAAATGGTTTGCATTTTCAGTTTATCCGTATCTGTGCAGGAGAATCACCAAGCTATCAGCTATTTCCTTCTCTATCGTTGATCGAATCTGAGCCTTCTATACAGATTCTTAAAGTTCTTAAAGCTATTTGTAAATCATAG
- a CDS encoding DUF4926 domain-containing protein, with translation MKTPQLLDTIAILKPISVDRLSLMEAEYDFNSALPVGLVGTIVDIHQDNQGVDYLVEFADSDGCEFAIAYLKANEFLTLQYELAAA, from the coding sequence ATGAAAACTCCACAGTTACTTGATACGATCGCTATTCTAAAACCAATTTCTGTCGATAGGCTTTCACTAATGGAAGCGGAATATGATTTTAATTCGGCTTTGCCAGTGGGGTTGGTGGGTACGATTGTGGATATTCATCAGGATAATCAAGGGGTTGACTATCTGGTGGAGTTTGCAGATTCTGATGGATGTGAGTTTGCGATCGCCTATTTGAAGGCTAATGAATTTCTTACTTTGCAATATGAGCTTGCTGCGGCTTAG